CCGGGCTTTCAGATCCAGGATTTCTTTCGAGAACGAAGCCTTGGGATCGAACGGAAAAACGGAATCGGAATCGCTGGGTTCAACCCGGTCTTGAACTCTGCCGGCCGCTTCCGGATTGATGAACCCCATGGCGTGGACACCGTCTTGGGCGAAGTGGATGATGTTGATATACGTGATAAAATCGTTTGATTCCGGGTGAATGGGATCGAAAATTCGAGCGTTCCGGGCCACTTCATCGAAAAAAGGTCGAAACGCGTCCGTCCGAAATCCCAGTGGGGTCCCGGCGCGAATCATGAGTTCTTCCACGCTGCTCCAGTCCACCTGCGCCAGGTGATCCCATCTGCGTTTTTGAGTGGTTTCGGAGGGTTGCAGGTCCGAAGGCAGGAGGTAGATATCACCAGGCTCCATGGCCCGGCCGAATCTCTCCGAAAGAAGGAGCAGCGTTTCCAGAGAATTTCCGCTGAATAGAACCATGCGGGGCTGCACATCCAGACCGAAAGCGTGTCGAATTTCCTTTTCAGCACGATTCAGTTGCGGGTGCGGCATATCCAGGTTCTGAATGTTATCGTCGAATGTGGAGAGAAGAAGTGCGGTGAGGGCCAACGGAATCACAACAGCATATCCGATGAGAGCCATGGGTCCAAAAAACCGATTTGAGGGAATCGGACGTTTGGGCGCGGAATCGGCCGGTGAATGAACGGGGAACGCCGCCTTTGCCGTGAAGAGGATAAGCGCATAGGCGCAGACAATGCCTGTGAGCGCGAGAAAGGACATCTGGGTCACAAGGGGGAACCGGCTGACCATCAGCACCAGAAAACCGATGGAGGTCGTGGCCATGCCGAGAAATATGGCCCGTCGCTGAACCTGGAGCGTCTCCCGGCCTGCCGGGTCCATGGCGTGAACGTAATAATGAATGGCATAATCCACCGAAATGCCGGCTATGACACTGCCGAACGCCACGCTCATCAGATGGATTTGCCGGAACAACACACTCGACAGCGCGATGGAGAAGGCAACGGCGCCGGCAATGCTCAGACCGGCCACAAGCATTAGACGAACGCTCTTCAGAAAAAGCAGGTAAATCAGGCAGAGACCCAGTACGGACAGGCCCACCACCCATGAAACCTCCCGGGCGGTTTGGCGTGCATTCTCCACAAGATAGTTTAATTGGCCCACAAACCGGGCCGAGACGCCTTCAAAGAGGGGGTCGGATTGGGCGTCCTCTATTGCGCGGGCCATGCCGTCATAGAGCCGGAAAGACCGTCCAAGGTCCAGGGAAACGTCTTGCGGCGACACGAACATGAGTAGCCGGCTGAGGTCTTCCGAGAAAAGTCGTCCTTGATAAGCCACATAACGGAATCCGCCGATGCGCAATTTGGACAGAAAGACCTGAGGACTAGGGAACAGTTCCAATGGGTCGCGCCGGAACTCGAATGACGCGGGAAAACTTTCGGGACCGGCCATTCGCGCGCGCCATGTTTTCAACAGAAGCACCATCTGTCCATCGTCGGGAGCCGGGTTCATGTCACAAAGAAGAAAACGACGGTCCAAATAGAACCGCGCCAGGTCGCGGTAACGCTCGTCCTGGGTGGAATAGTCCAGTCGCCTGATTTCAGGCAGTTTTCCGAGACGCCGGATCAGTTCGTCCTGGAACGCGATCAGGCGGTGCGGCATGGGCTCGCCGGATTTGTAGATTTCCAGTAAGATTCTGTGGGTCGGTTCGAAGGAGGAAATCATCCGGGCGGAGCGGATGAACTTCGAGTTGGACGGAAACGCGTCCAGGAGGTCTGCGGTAAACTCTTTGGGCGCCAGAAACCACAGAAGCAGCAGCGAAAGCGCAAAACAACCGATAACCAATGCCGTTCTAAAGCGAGGTAAGGCGAACATGGGGCTTCAAGGCGAGCGAAAGGTTCGACGCACGTTGGAAAACTGGATCTCCGTCCATTCATCTTGGAAGCCGTCAAAACGAATGACACGGATCTGGCCTTCCTCATCCAACAGGATCCTGAGGCGTTTGAAGGGCAAGGCCATTTCATTCTTGGGTGTCAGCATCAAGATCTTCTTTTGAGGTTGGGAGTCGAAATGAAAAAGAGTCTCCAACGCCTCCAGTTTTCCTGAGAGTATTTGACGGAAATTGGCAAAAATCGATCCCAGGACAGGGTCCTTTTCGAGATCCACGGTGCGAACGGAGCCCACATCTTCATAGCGGATCGTAAGCGTATTGGAGGACACAGTATATATGGTTTTTTCAGGTCGGTCGATACGCCACTCCATCCGATGCTCGTCCAAGGATACGGTTCCTTCTGAAACCAGCGGTTGTTTGAGGTAAGGAAGATTCCTTACCTGACGCACGTTTGCTCGTATGGTTTGCAGGCCTTTGTTCTTGCTTTCATACCAGGCCAACAGATCCGTATTTCCTCCAAGTGCGGCTTGTCCAAAGCCGGCGAACACCAGGAGGGCGGAACAGAGCCGGACTAGTCGGATGAGCATGCGGTTTTCCTGTGGTTGCTTGGTTGAGTTCCCCTGAGGGTAACGGTTCTAAATTCCATCGAACAGTTCTTCGGGCAGCCACCGACGTACGGCCTCGTCCCAGGCGATCAACGGTTCCCGATTCAAACATACCACGTGCTCGGTGGTTCCAAAAGCCAACAAGCGCTTTCCCAAGTCCCGGACAGCATACATGAAAACCACCATCGGACGATCAGGGGGGACCAGGTAGATCTCGATGTCGATGACATCGTTATACCGGGCAGGATTGCGGTAGTTGCATTCGGAGCGCACCACGGGAAGCTCGTAGCCCGCTCTTTGGACGTGCTCGAAATCAAGCTGCAGCTGTTGACAGAACGCGGCGCGCGCCAGTTCGAAGTAGCGGTAGTAATTGCCGAACCAGACGACTCCCATCATGTCCACATCGTTGAATGCCACTGTCTGCCGAACGGCAAGCGAGTGGCGACATTTCTTGATGCGTTGCTTAAATTGGCGGATGTTCATTTTCTTTTGAAGGCTTCATAGAGGCTGAAGAACCTGGTTGTGAGGAAATCCTGAGTTGGAGAGGATGCAGTGTCCTTTTCAGGAATCGATCCAACATACCGGAACCATAGTCCCCGAATTTCCATTTTCGGATGATATACTCCATCACGAACAAGACGCCTATTATGGCATACGTGAGTCCTCCGGTGACCAGCGTCCATGTCCCCAACGAGGCGAACAGGGCGGCCCAGAGCACCAATAGCAAAATGCCGAAAACCACAAGAACCCAGATCCGGTTCAAGTTCCTGCAGTATCGTCTCTCTTCCGGGCTCAGAGCCTTTTGCAGCGAAGCGATCCGCTCGATCAGAGTGACCTCCTGAAATTGGGACCGGAAAAACATCACAAAAAAATGCATGCCCAACGCCAAGGGAATAAAGCGGGCGAACAGATCATTGTGGAAAATGAAAGCCAGGAGGTTCAGCACCAGCACCACAAGAGCTGTGAGAACCGCATAGGTCTTCAGAACCCGGTCCTGCAATCCTTGCAGGATCAAGTTGCCGCCGGCGCCTGCCAGCAAAGTCAGCGCCGCCACTCGAACTCCCCATCGAGTGGAAACAAAATAGAAAATGAAGGGTAGCGCGATCAGAAAAATGGTACGGATCAGGTTAGACAAGGCAAGAAGAACTCCCGACCTTTACAGGTCCCTACCTCGGGTCATCTCCTGGATGAACCCGTAAATGTCTCCTATTGTCCGAATCTTCTGAGCGGACTCGGGCTCGATCTTGATTCCGTATTTCTTCTCGAAGTATACGATCATGTCAACGGCATCCAGCGAATCCAGATCCAGATCGTCTCTTAAATGGGCCTCGGGATGAATCTCCGCCGGTTCGATTTCGAACTCGTCGATCAGCATCCGGTCGACGATCCGTCTAATGTCTTCAATGTTCATGATTTACCCTATTGACAGTAGAATCCACCATTTACGTTGATGGTTTCCCCGAGAACATAGGATGCCGCATCGGAACAAAGGAAAACTACCACACCGGCGACCTCGTCCGGTGTTCCAAGCCTTCTCATTGGTATGCGTTTCTTAAGCTCTCCAGGGACTTCTCGGGTCATTTCGGTTTCAATGAGACCGGGTGCAACAGCATTCACCCGGATGTTCTGCCGGGCCGCTTCCTGCGCCAGTGATTTAGTAAAGCCGATGATGCCGGCTTTGGCCGCCGAATAGTTGGTCTGGCCCACGTTCCCGCTCAGAGCGGATATGGACGAAACATTTACAATGATTCCGGAAGATTGCCGAACCATCATGGGCAAAACAACCCTGGTGACATTGTAGATCCCGTTGAGATTGGTCTCGATGACTTCGTTCCAATCTTCGGGTTTCATCCAATAGAAGAGGCCGTCGCGAATGATCCCGGCGTTATTCACGAGAATGTCTATTGAGCGGCCGCCGGAAGACCATTCGTTTATCGCATTCTCCACCGATTGTCGATCCCTTATGTCGAAACAGATGGTTTCGGCCCGCCCGCCCTCGGCTACAATTGTACGAGCCGTAGCCTCCGCGCCGGTACGGTTCCGGAAGTAATGGAGCTGAACCGAGTGTCCCGCCTCGGCCAAAGCTTTCGCTACGGCGCTTCCGATGCCGCCCGAAGCTCCGGTGATCAAAGCGTTTCCCATGCAGGCCCGTCCGTCTCTAAGCTTTTTCCCAAAATAAATAAAAATTATACCACTGAAAGGGATAACTCGCCACAATGTTCTCCAAAAAACCCACGTAACGCTCCAGCCCCCGTTTTGATGCTTCCACCAGGGCCCCCTTCCCCTCGGCCTGTATACGAAGTAATGGGAAGCTGATGAATCGGTAGCCGGCGAGTTCCCGAACCAGAAAGGATGTGAAAACCGGCACGTCAGCCATAGCCGCCGCCATGAACACTCCCAAGTTGAACGACGCCGGCGAACCCAAAAAGTCCACTCGAACCGCATTGCGTTTGGACAGGTACCGATCCACGCTCATGGCCACAAAATGGCCCCGCTTGAGGAGCTGATATATGGCAAGCGCCGTGGTCAGATCGTCGTCCTCCACCCATAGAATCCGGATGCCCTTACCCAATCGTTTTTCATCGAGAAATCTCCGAATATGCTCCTTTTCCCGATTCAGCATTACGATGTACATGGAGATGTTCCACTTGCGGAACAATGCGGATGCCAGCTCGAAGGCCCCAAAATGCACGCCGGCGATGACGCATCCCGAATGACTGTCCCTGAGACGCAGTAATTCCGTCGAATGCGCCTGGCGGATCCGGAACACATCGGGTCCCAGTTCGTACAGTCGAAGGCGATCCAGTATGACCTGTCCAAAACTGAAAAAGTGTTTCCAGACTAGAAAGAGATTGTAGAGGGAGCTGTTGCGCGTGAGCCCGAGCCTGCTCAAATAGTCCAGGGAGCCCGCTCTGGCGTCCCTGGCCACTATTGCGTAAAAAAAGGTGCAGAAGGCCACGAGAAGCCGGCCCGCCCGGAAGCCGAACGTGCGACACACGAGCATGGTGAGCCGGTAGCCTAGTAGAGAGCCTCTTGGTTTGGTCCAGATCCGAAAACGTTTGCGGGGGTGCGTGTTCATAGGACGGAAACGGTCATTCGGACTACGGCCGTTTTGGCCCCGTTCTTAAGGAGCGTCGCGGAGACGCGATGGACGGCCGCATCGTATCGCAGCGTCACGTCCAGCATATCGCCCGGCAGAATGGGAGCATGGAACCGGGCTTTATCTATGGATCGAAGACGCAGAGGCTTCCCGACGAGCTGCAGAGCATATTCAAATACCAAGTGAACGACCAGAAAGCCCGGCAAGAGCGGTCTGCCGGGAAAGTGTCCCTGGAAAACGGGAAGATCATGCCCAACCGTCAGACGTGCGGACAGGCTTCCGGGCTCCAAAAAAACTTCGTGCT
The sequence above is drawn from the Deltaproteobacteria bacterium genome and encodes:
- a CDS encoding outer membrane lipoprotein carrier protein LolA; translated protein: MLIRLVRLCSALLVFAGFGQAALGGNTDLLAWYESKNKGLQTIRANVRQVRNLPYLKQPLVSEGTVSLDEHRMEWRIDRPEKTIYTVSSNTLTIRYEDVGSVRTVDLEKDPVLGSIFANFRQILSGKLEALETLFHFDSQPQKKILMLTPKNEMALPFKRLRILLDEEGQIRVIRFDGFQDEWTEIQFSNVRRTFRSP
- a CDS encoding acyl-CoA thioesterase, translating into MNIRQFKQRIKKCRHSLAVRQTVAFNDVDMMGVVWFGNYYRYFELARAAFCQQLQLDFEHVQRAGYELPVVRSECNYRNPARYNDVIDIEIYLVPPDRPMVVFMYAVRDLGKRLLAFGTTEHVVCLNREPLIAWDEAVRRWLPEELFDGI
- a CDS encoding acyl carrier protein, translating into MNIEDIRRIVDRMLIDEFEIEPAEIHPEAHLRDDLDLDSLDAVDMIVYFEKKYGIKIEPESAQKIRTIGDIYGFIQEMTRGRDL
- the fabG gene encoding 3-oxoacyl-ACP reductase FabG, with protein sequence MGNALITGASGGIGSAVAKALAEAGHSVQLHYFRNRTGAEATARTIVAEGGRAETICFDIRDRQSVENAINEWSSGGRSIDILVNNAGIIRDGLFYWMKPEDWNEVIETNLNGIYNVTRVVLPMMVRQSSGIIVNVSSISALSGNVGQTNYSAAKAGIIGFTKSLAQEAARQNIRVNAVAPGLIETEMTREVPGELKKRIPMRRLGTPDEVAGVVVFLCSDAASYVLGETINVNGGFYCQ